The following proteins are co-located in the Mycosarcoma maydis chromosome 11, whole genome shotgun sequence genome:
- a CDS encoding putative peroxisomal half ABC transporter, with protein sequence MPVQSKLRQDSNWLAQLVSPHNRAKQGLGLVALLVLLSLRKQFHHWLDRRNVIKLARTHSGSVHLDVADALKQVYLPKPDGSRDLLVPNRGYVSKVPIKPTSKRTFDADYAAFRKLPPTSDAAAVNAGKKNISQEDAKRSQIEDAKSMRADGGAAAATAKKVGVNKEFFRQLKAIFRILVPRRNSKEVFIFLLHTSFLVLRTYLSMLVARLDGIIVRDLVSANGRGFLRGLGLWFLLSIPSTYTNSMIRFLQSKLAIGFRTRLTRYVHDLYLNHNANFYRIINLDGRLDAADQYITTDIARFCETLAALYSNVSKPVLDLIIFNYALSRSLGPMGILGLTANYLFTGWILRQVTPAFGKLAAIEAKLEGDFRSAHSRLITNAEEIAFYNGASIEAGILNRAYIRLVRHINSIFKIRVAFNMTEDFVLKYAWSAAGYVIIAAPFLFGQKKPQFESTDAAPMPAHIDSTVASKTESYISNRRLLLSLADAGSRLMYSYKELAELAGFTSRVYTLISTLHLLNREQYQAMPRPLDLPTDKPFYDLGHIEGQVVVGPNSVAFDKVPIVAPAPGLERGGEELVKDLTLRIQPGEHILITGPNGVGKTAVARVVAGLWPVFQGRLERPSINDIMFLPQRPYLSIGSLREQVIYPYTYPEHVASGKTDDDLLAILKDVHLAYLPSREGGWETRKEWKDVLSGGEKQRMGMARLLYHRPKFGILDECTSAVSTDVEGLMYAKAKELGITLITISHRPSLFKYHEVLLRLTGENGAWETDFIGAETEQLSMENEIEDLEKKMAEVEGWKTRIGEIQNELLFSKN encoded by the coding sequence ATGCCGGTTCAATCCAAGCTTCGTCAGGACTCAAATTGGCTCGCACAACTCGTCTCACCTCACAacagagcaaagcaaggtcttggcctcgtcgcccttcttgtcctcttGTCTCTCCGCAAACAATTCCACCATTGGTTGGATCGGCGCAATGTCATCAAACTCGCCCGCACACATTCCGGCTCggtccatctcgacgtGGCTGATGCCTTGAAACAGGTCTATCTACCCAAGCCCGACGGATCTCGTGACTTGCTCGTCCCAAATCGTGGTTATGTATCCAAGGTTCCCATCAAGCCTACCTCGAAACGCACCTTCGATGCCGACTATGCTGCCTTCCGCAAGCTGCCCCCTACTtccgatgcagcagcggtcAACGCAGGCAAGAAAAACATCAGCCAAGAAGATGCGAAACGCTCCCAGATCGAAGATGCAAAGTCCATGCGCGCCGACGGCGGTGCGGctgccgccaccgccaaaAAGGTTGGTGTCAACAAAGAGTTCTTCCGGCAGCTCAAAGCCATCTTCCGCATCCTTGTCCCACGCAGGAACAGCAAGGAAGTCTTTatcttcctcctccacaCCTCGTTCCTCGTGCTTCGAACCTACCTTTCTATGCTCGTCGCCCGTCTCGACGGTATCATTGTTCGTGATCTCGTCTCTGCCAACGGTCGTGGCTTCCTTCGAGGTCTTGGTCTCTGGTTCTTGCTCTCCATCCCATCGACCTACACCAACTCCATGATCCGCTTCCTCCAGTCCAAGCTCGCAATCGGCTTCCGCACGCGCCTCACACGATACGTCCACGACCTCTATCTCAACCACAACGCCAACTTCTACCGCATCATCAACCTCGACGGCCGTCTCGACGCCGCAGATCAGTACATCACCACCGACATTGCACGCTTCTGCGAAACTCTCGCCGCCCTCTACTCAAATGTCTCCAAACCTGTGCTCGACCTCATCATCTTCAACTATGCCCTCAGCCGCTCCCTTGGTCCCATGGGTATCCTTGGCCTCACCGCAAACTACCTCTTCACCGGCTGGATCCTTCGTCAAGTCACACCTGCGTTCGGCAAACTTGCTGCCAtcgaagccaagctcgagggCGACTTCCGTTCCGCCCACAGCCGACTCATCACAAACGCAGAAGAGATTGCCTTTTACAACGGCGCATCCATCGAAGCTGGTATCCTCAATCGTGCCTACATCCGCCTCGTGAGACACATCAACAGCATCTTCAAGATCCGCGTCGCGTTCAACATGACCGAGGACTTTGTGCTCAAGTATGCTTGGTCCGCCGCAGGTTACGTCATCATTGCTGCGCCCTTCCTCTTTGGCCAGAAGAAGCCACAGTTTGAGTCGACCGATGCAGCGCCCATGCCAGCCCACATCGACAGCACCGTTGCGTCCAAGACCGAGTCTTATATCTCCAATCGCCGTCTGCTTCTGTCTCTCGCCGACGCAGGAagtcgactcatgtacaGTTACAAGGAGCTCGCCGAGTTGGCCGGTTTCACCAGTCGTGTCTACacgctcatctcgaccttgcACTTGCTCAACAGAGAGCAATACCAGGCCATGCCCAGGCCTCTCGACCTTCCGACGGACAAGCCCTTCTACGACCTAGGTCATATTGAGGGTcaggtcgtcgtcggccCCAACTCGGTTGCCTTTGACAAGGTACCCATCGTTGCTCCAGCACCCGGCCTAGAGCGCGGGGGCGAGGAGCTGGTCAAAGACCTCACCTTGCGCATTCAGCCGGGAGAGCACATCCTCATAACAGGGCCCAATGGTGTTGGCAAGACAGCCGTCGCCCGTGTCGTGGCTGGTCTTTGGCCTGTATTCCAGGGTCGCCTAGAGCGACCCTCGATCAACGACATCATGTTCCTGCCGCAGCGACCTTACCTCTCCATCGGCAGTCTCCGCGAGCAAGTCATCTACCCCTACACCTATCCCGAGCACGTGGCATCCGGCAAGACCGATGACGAcctgcttgccatcctcaaAGACGTGCACCTGGCTTACCTGCCCAGCCGAGAGGGTGGATGGGAGACCCGTAAGGAATGGAAGGACGTGCTGTCCGGAGGTGAAAAACAGCGCATGGGCATGGCGCGTTTGCTCTACCACCGACCCAAGTTTGGCATCCTCGACGAGTGCACCAGTGCCGTCTCAACCGACGTCGAGGGACTCATGTATGCCAAGGCAAAGGAACTCGGTATCACACTCATCACTATCTCGCACCGACCTTCGCTGTTCAAGTATCACGAGGTGCTCTTACGTCTCACGGGCGAGAACGGTGCTTGGGAGACTGACTTTATCGGTGCCGAGACGGAACAGTTGAGCATGGAGAACGAGATTGAGGATCTCGAGAAAAAGATGGCCGAAGTGGAAGGTTGGAAGACGCGCATTGGCGAAATTCAGAACGAGCTTCTCTTCAGCAAAAATTGA
- a CDS encoding mitochondrial 54S ribosomal protein bL33m: MAVKSKARVVIARLVSTAGTGFMYTTRRTRVAERLSMMKYDPKVRKHVLFKETKGSK; the protein is encoded by the exons ATGGCGGTAAAGTCGAAAGCTCG TGTGGTGATCGCCCGTCTGGTATCGACAGCGGGTACAGGTTTCATGTACACCACACGCCGAACAAGAGTAGCAGAAAGGCTCAGCATGATGAAGTACGACCCTAAAG TCCGAAAGCACGTCCTCTTCAAGGAAACAAAAGGATCGAAATGA
- a CDS encoding putative carboxypeptidase 2, translating into MAAQYMLAVVIAALSLFNTISAQFVQPPTDLKTTKGYLDIPVRYKQVPTGTCETNPNVKSFTGYVDVQEDEHIFFWFFEARNEKPENAPLTVWINGGPGSSSMIGLFQELGPCSVDSNGTVVNNPYAWNNASNMIFIDQPATTGFSYTKLVPGYVDPSTESLVALPSNECPEYAQAYGTCGTYSAANVTLTANTTGSAAENFYRTLQGFMGAFPQYSREDFHFATESYGGHYGPIFNKYIEEQNAHRSSKAHKIKLKSVMIGNGWYSPEVQYAAYYNFTVSPGNTYDYRPFNSSVEHMMYNNLFGPGNCLDQIRDCYSTGTNQACSTADTFCADNVESILDLYANRDEYDIRELSPDPFPYSFYIDYLNTPAFQKAIGAFQNFSESSSTVSNAFSNTGDDGREEGTIEDVRALLDQGVQVVMYAGDADYNCNWLGGEVIAEQVQHKGFDQAGYQDLETSDGVTHGQVKQSGQFSFVRIYESGHEVPFYQPLASLELFQRVLKGTDLATGKDKISRDSTYKTIGPAKSTYREGNGTVQFEVLPPDATYNTTLNAPNKSNQAPRDATVQEAYRFQRVGEMLRSRYSFQRTFML; encoded by the coding sequence ATGGCGGCGCAGTACATGCTCGCTGTGGTGATCGCAGCACTCTCACTCTTCAACACGATCTCTGCCCAATTCGTACAGCCTCCCACAGATCTCAAGACGACCAAGGGCTACCTTGACATCCCCGTGCGATACAAACAAGTCCCAACAGGCACCTGCGAAACCAATCCCAACGTTAAGAGTTTCACTGGCTATGTCGACGTGCAGGAGGACGAGCACATCTTCTTCTGGTTCTTCGAAGCGCGCAACGAGAAGCCTGAAAATGCTCCTTTAACTGTCTGGATCAACGGAGGACCGGGATCGTCGTCCATGATCGGTTTGTTCCAAGAGCTTGGTCCATGCTCGGTGGACTCAAATGGCACCGTCGTCAATAACCCCTACGCTTGGAATAATGCCAGCAACATGATATTTATCGATCAGCCGGCGACTACGGGGTTTTCTTACACCAAGTTGGTGCCTGGTTACGTGGATCCATCTACCGAGTCTCTGGTGGCGCTTCCTAGCAACGAGTGCCCGGAATATGCGCAAGCATATGGCACCTGTGGTACCTACTCGGCAGCCAACGTCACCCTAACTGCCAACACAACCGGATCAGCTGCCGAAAATTTCTACCGTACGCTGCAAGGCTTCATGGGCGCGTTCCCGCAATACTCGCGCGAGGACTTCCACTTTGCGACCGAGTCGTACGGCGGTCACTACGGTCCAATCTTCAACAAGTACATTGAAGAGCAGAATGCGCACCGCTCATCGAAGGCGCacaagatcaagctcaAATCGGTCATGATCGGTAACGGATGGTACTCACCTGAGGTACAATACGCCGCATACTACAACTTTACCGTGTCGCCCGGAAACACGTACGACTACCGACCCTTCAACTCGTCGGTTGAGCATATGATGTACAACAATCTGTTTGGCCCAGGCAATTGCCTGGATCAGATCCGGGACTGCTATTCGACCGGAACGAACCAGGCCTGCAGCACGGCCGACACCTTCTGTGCTGACAACGTCGAGTCGATCTTGGACCTTTACGCCAATCGAGACGAGTACGATATTCGGGAGCTTTCGCCGGATCCTTTCCCATACAGCTTCTACATCGACTACCTCAACACGCCCGCTTTCCAAAAGGCGATCGGGGCGTTCCAGAACTTTAGCGAGAGCTCTTCGACCGTCTCGAATGCTTTCAGTAACACGGGCGATGACGGTCGCGAAGAAGGGACGATCGAGGATGTGCGTGCGCTGTTGGACCAGGGAGTACAGGTGGTCATGTATGCGGGCGACGCCGACTACAACTGCAATTGGTTGGGCGGTGAGGTCATTGCTGAGCAAGTCCAGCACAAAGGCTTCGACCAAGCTGGCTATCAAGACCTTGAAACCTCGGATGGCGTAACGCACGGCCAGGTGAAGCAGAGCGGCCAATTCTCATTCGTTCGTATCTACGAGAGTGGCCACGAGGTTCCATTCTACCAGCCGCTGGCATCACTAGAACTGTTTCAGAGGGTGCTTAAAGGCACAGATCTGGCAACGGGAAAAGACAAGATTTCTCGAGATAGCACGTACAAGACCATCGGGCCTGCCAAGAGTACATACCGTGAAGGGAACGGTACTGTTCAATTCGAGGTGCTGCCTCCCGATGCGACTTACAACACCACCTTAAATGCGCCCAACAAGAGCAATCAGGCACCGAGAGATGCCACCGTACAAGAAGCGTACAGATTTCAGCGCGTGGGCGAAATGCTGCGCTCGCGATACAGTTTCCAGCGAACCTTCATGCTTTGA